GTCAAACGTATCTGTGAACGAAACTGGAGGAAGCAAGTTCATCATTAGATCACAGTTTAAAAGTCCAGAAACTGCTTCCAATTGTTGTATAGTGGAGCCACTGTTTCCAAACTACTGAGATATTATATTGCAGCTTTTGTAGCGAATTGTACCgcaaaattgttcaaattaaaTGTCTGTACAGATGttataattttaagttaatttattcTTGATTTTACTTAGTCTTTTTACGAAATATTGAGGCGTATACAATTAGGAAATTAATGGCAAATTGTAATTTTCCGAAGGTCAGCCTGATGATTCCCAGTCTTAAAGTCCATTtgcgaattttttattttaagttacgAGGTACAGAAGAACATAACTAAAAGCTTTCGATAAAACATAATCGAAATAATGAATTATGGTAACTCCCCCTATGTTCATTCGGCGACTCAATCTCACTCACCCTGTAACTGACGCTTTTGatttaaaaccaaattaaaagaGTGTACCGTGtgtctaattttaattttacgtaaaactgccaaataaagtaaataagtAAATCAAAAGCGAGACTGGTATACTAAGACTGCATTCTATGGGAATTTGTTCAAACTTTGCAATCTCTGTTGATCATgtgtaataatatacagggtagctACGTTTCAAGTTGGGTTCGGGTTCGTATTTAGCTTGTTAAACATTGCGATCTTCCACTGTCAGTTGAGGGAATTTaaggtcaccctgtatatttataatttaatagcGTAATGTGGCCTCCTATTATCAACTGTAATTAGTACGTGATCGTTTTACGTAGAtgtgtaagttttttttttagacgaATTGTTGATCAACCAAATATTTAAGTACGTATAATTCAGTTCATTTTCGTCCTTCATGATACGATGTAACTAATGTATTGAGAATCTTTCTGAAAATTCATTACATTTTCTGTAAGTTTATCATCCATCTTTCTTACACTTAAACCTTTTTGCATTCGAGACTAGTTTATCTAGACAATTTAGGGCTCAAATATTCGTTAAGAGGTAATTTAATCCTGAAGGAAGTTAAGTGACGTGAAAGGTATAAGGATTTTtaacgagattatgaagataaCTTAATAATTGTAAGGTGTAGTATATGTGAGAGTGTAAAGAATATTACAAGGCGATAGAAAATATGTGTAGCCTGTATTACTTATGTAGattcatttttctaattgtGAATATATGTAGACAGTAAACCTGTAAAAAGTGTAAAGACCATAGCGATAATAGccttttatttacttataatataatatttaattttgtgatCAAACCGACAACCAATATACCTTATTGTTATAAGTATATTTCAGAGGCGCGAAGATGTTCAAtgcctttttaattttttacatcctGCAATTTTGTGGAATCCGGGGCAGGGAAAACTTGTAATTTCAAACTCGCATATTGTCTCCATTCAGTTTATCAACATTTTGGACTACAAGTGTTGGCTCCCAGATGCcacaatttaattatcaatACTATAATAGAAATAGAGAAAGTtcggaatattaaaaatagagtGTTTTGTGATTTGGTCATTACATTCTttagtagaaaaaaaatttagttgatAGTATTTCCTCAAATTTGTGATAAAATGGTGAccgtttataaaattttagtcattgttcatttttgatttattttcaatatttaagaagcagttaaaaaacatgttctatttttcactaaacactctgtattttcgtgaaatcgcATTTTAAGGTGGGCTATTCAATACCTTGTTGTGTAATTGATTGGATAtagtaaatgatttttttacagttgAAAGCGTTTCATTTGTGAATCATGATCGAATGATCTTAAAAATACCTTTCTTAAATTGATTGCACTCAAAACTATCTTCCTTAAAACTTTCAATCGAACCTTTCTTGAGACTACCTTCCTTAAAATCTCCCTAGTCGAAACTACTTTCTTTAAGAGTTCTTACTCGAgactattttctttaaaccTCTCTTAGTCGAAACTACCTTCGTTAAAACTATGTATCAACACTGGAAACGTAAATCAGGCAACATGGGACGCTACAAAAAACCAATTACAACTTAACCTCACATAAAATCATTGAAgttgaaatgtaaataaataaggtttaattttaattaaaattccgcTAAATGTTATCAAAAATGCCCCTAATGAAGCTGTCCAGTAATAATTCCTGCACTGGAGGTATAAGCGATAACGATGTCTCTGGAAACGAGTCAGAACATTCAAATTCCAGTCAGGAAAATGAGGGAAACCGCGAATCCTCTGAAGATGAACCAGATTCGGACGATAGTTCTGATATGGACGAGGGGGAATGCGAAACGCGAAGAACTGAACTAATCCAGCATGTCCAGGACCTAGAAAATCAGTTCAGTCTATTACGAGAACAACTCTATCGAGAGCGTATACAGCAGGTGGAGACTCAGTTGTCCGAGGTTAAAAGTGGGAAGTCCCCAGAATATCTCATACCGTTACAAAACTTGGAAGAGCAGAGAAGGATCAGAACTGAAGTGGCAGGAATTTTGAGACAACtgagaattgaaaatattaacagTCAGTATGATGGTGAGAAGCAGGCAGCAATGCAGAATTTTGAGAGTGAAAAAAAGTTGGCAAGTGATTACTGTTATAGTGAACTGATGGACACTATCAGGCGGCTTGAAGAGGATaaacaaaatagtgaaataaCATGGGGTGAAGGGGGAGAATGGAGCTCTAGATCTCGTACTACATCAAGAAAAAAAGCTGTTACAGTCTCTGGACCTTACATTGTTTATATGCTTAAGCCACAAGAAATAATGGAAGACTGGACCATCATAAGGAAAGCCTTAAACAGAACTATCTGATTAATTAGGCTTctgtttattgtaaatatttaagttgCAAGAGATATTCTTTTTCACTATAACTAAATTGTcctaagaaataacaaaaagaatTCAGTGAGATAGAATCTATGTTACACTTtcatttacaaataaatacaTCTGTTGAATTATGAAGCTGTATTATCCTCCTCAATTTTGTCTCCACTTTGAGTAACAGTCTCATCCTGACTATTTGTTTCTGCAAAATCGAAGTTTGGCTCAATTCGAGGAGGCAGCAAATGTTGTATATGCACAATGATGACTTCTTTATCGAAAAAAGAAATGTGCTCCTCTTGTAGGATTTGCATGGTAATTCctaatttcattgaaatctgGTTTGGAGGGTAAATTATATGAATACATTTCTGAATGTAAGGTATTAAATCATCAGAAAAACTCATGCACAACCGCGTAAATGTATCTTTTGCATTACTAGTAAAAGCTTGCTGTTCTTGGGAATGTAAAATTACTATAGACTTTGAAATGAATATTAGTGATTTTTGAAGAGTTTCTACAACTTCAGTTACAATAGATATGGGGGCACATGATCTAAAAGCATTCAAGGTTTTTAGAACATTATTCAAGTATTCAGCTAAGGGATAAAACTCTAATAAAGAATCTGGAGGATGTAAAGGGTCTTGGTCCTTATTTTTCCAAGGAATATTGGGCAGATTCTTATTAATTAAGGTGAAACTTTCCATGCTCTTTTCAAAAGAGCACATGGCCACAGTAACTGAGTTTTTAAAGTTATCTAATATTTGCTTTGTGAAGATGGGAACTAGGGTTGATCGAAAATCCCAACCAACTTTACTAAATGATAGCCCAAAATACATGCATTGATCCAAAAATGATTCCAGAGAGGAGACAGATTTTAGGTCCTTTTCTAAAACTTCAAGGAAATCTGAAATCTAGTGTATGCTGTTAAATATCTAATTACTATACCAGATTAAGAATTATTTACCTTATTATTAACCCatgtaaagaaaataatgttttcattgatttcattttttagagCACTAAAGGGCATTGATTCATCATCACTAAAAATGGCCCGGTATTGTGTtataatattgaataaatGTACTCTTGTGATTTCTATTGTCTTTGATAGGTGATGATTGGCTGAAATATTTAAGTTCCCCAGTAATATAATGCTGGCAAATCTTACTTATACCATCATCTTTGGGTAGATATTTGAGACAAGTGTCCAGCCAATGTCCTCTAGCCTgaagaaactttaattttaattctagCTCTGTGAAAACTTCCATTCTCCGGAGGTACCCAACTACTTGTAGACATTTTGGCAAAGTCAATTCATGTCCAAGCTGTGATAAAAGCTGGTGCAGCATGAGCAACCAAGCTTGATTAATGTCACTTAAAATGCCCTGAAATTATAAGTACTAAGTTaagttactaaaaaattgCTGATAATATACTTTAAAAATTGGTATATCAGAATATTTGCTATATAGTTTTTGAACAAATGCTGTTAGTTCTAAGGCATCTTCATATAAACCATCATTTATAAATGAATTCATCAACTGAGGCAGCtctaaaatttcaagtaattGCGCATTTTTCGTCAGGGTTAGAGAGTTGAGTTTTCTCAGATTGTTAATTTTGCTTGTGGAATCACTAAAGCTACtacatttttgttgaaattctgGTAGGTCTACTAATAGTTCATCCAACTTAGTCTCTATTGTATTAAACTGGGTGAAGAGTTCTCGAGAACATTCCGCAGTTTCAATAAAAGTCTTGTAATTTGTAACAGCCAGTTCTTGAGTTTGGTCTTGGATATTACCATATTCTGCTTCTAAACGTTTTGGTTCTTTTAGCAAATCTTCTGCTTTGTAGCTACCTATTTTGGTTAAATATTCTTTAACGTCACCATTATAGTTCCAGTCCTCTGAAATAGGTATCAATCGTTAGTAATAGCTCAGAATTTGTGAGCTGGACATTACCAGGATGACCTGAGGGGTATAACAGAGACAGAAGCTTGAGCTGTTCTTCTGCCATCTCCAGTgctttttaacaattattttataaattatttgaactCTAATAAGTGCGAATGatattatttatgattattttattaattaggactataaattaaaaaaattaaaagtgaggttagtctttactttttttcttgatttctATGGCCTCTCGTCGGGTTGGCAACATTCAgccaaataataatttttgtattaaatatgGCGGACTAGCTAGTCTTACTGTAGTCATTGTTGAGTTAATTAtcgagtttttattaaaaatcattgtAGAGTGAATTGGGCAAACTAGCAAACATAAGGAGTTGGTTATAACTAGTGGCTATCAAAACCATGGAAATtagttttcaattaaaattagcGCCACATTATCGTTTatcgtaaattaaatttcaaattgttatgtattattatttcaacGCTCTTCACCTTTATCAGTCTATAAATGGTTTACACTTTTATTTGGAGGAATATTTCTTTCGGAAAATGATATTATAGAGCTTACGTTATTCGGAAATTTCATTGCTGatgtatttttcataataCGTCTTACTATTGAAGTATATGGCGCAAGTCGATATTAGGTATAAAGTGTTACCCCGTTACCTATAATATAACGGAGGATTTCCGAAAATCCTGCTGCGGTACCAACAACTATTTCTTAAATAATCTTTGTAGACCGTCTGACCATTTGGTAACTATAGGGCTGATATAACAGtaacattaaatttactaCTAAACTACCATTTAACCCTACGTAAACTGTTTGCATCATTAGCTGGGCAGAAACCTACCTTTAAAGACTAATAAACCTTATTATATTTCATCAAAacgtcaaaaattaaatggttgtcgaaaattaaaattaataatctttAACTAGGAAGGGGTAACACGGTATTGGGAATTAGTAAATATCTGAACAGAAGATAGCAATGAATAGCAAGAAAGACGGAGGATTGTAGACCATTGATGTGGCGAAGAAATACATTAACAAGGAGAATAAGGAAAAGACTCAAAAGGTCCTTTATAAAGCAAGAGATTGGTTTTCTACTTAGGTGACAAAAGGTAAGGAGAATCCCTCAACAAAAGCGAATAAGACTTTACTTTAGTAAGATTATCCAGTGTCTCTAAGGCTACTGATATTGTTACTTCTCATAGAAGGTTGTCAGatctgaaaaatatatatttacactatacaaatattcaaatttaagacAGAGTAAAGTATCGTGCATCAATATAACATccacaataaaaaatcaagCGAAAAGGTCTTTCAGTAAAAAACGGTATATTATGTTTTACTAAGTCTAACATACAGCCGTGAGCCTTGCGTTTTACATGAACTGAATTTATGAACGGTTCCATAAGTTCACAGAACACTAAAGGCCTGAGGCCCTACATGAAAACTAGTCGGCAAACACGTTTGACTAAAGAAAAGATTCACTTACATTGCATCAGTCTGGTTGGTAATTTTTCCAGATCATACAAAACTAAAGAcaaagaagttaaaaaaaaatcttttttaattaatcgtatgtgttcttaaaattaatgtcgtCCTAAATAATTCtctaatctaaaaaaattgtgaaattttctATATAGAGGGTGTCTCTGAAATGACGGTATAACGATTGACTAAAATTTTCCGAATCAAAAGTGGGGCATTCTACGTAAGCTTACTAATATCTATTGTTGCTTGATTTTACTCTTACGAGGCGCCaaagttctaaaaatattattgttttttcgaaataattttgtcGATTTTTACTCATTTCGGAACTAAGAGTTACTACATAATTTGCGCTTGTTTTCACGTGATCGAGATCGTATTTAATGcgtggaaataattaaaattggagTGTGGTTCGCAAataagtttgtattttttcttacCTTATGTAagaataacttaaatttttttcgttaccACGGGCtaactttattttgaaacttttttgtcacTCGTAAAATTTTCGCCGAACGTACACtttctctacaaaaaaattatttattatacctTGCAATTCATTATTGTTGTGAAATCaatgttgaaaaaattgtgttttgcATTTGCTAAACAccaatacaataaaaaatctgCGCAATTGACATATCGATAGTGTTCGCTACTGTTGATGTTAATCGGAGATAAATTTACTGTAAATTGCATAGTTTTTCGTCTTCTAAAATGGATTAATCTATCGCTGAGATGGTTGACATGCTTCTAATATACGGATTCTGTGAGGGAAAAGgatatataaatattagaGTCTATCGTAACAAATATCCAAGTCGCAGAATTCCAAACAATCAAACTTTCGCGAGAGTTAAAAAGCAACTTATTTTCATTACTTTATTTGTTCAAtgatgtaatttattattttggctCTATTTCAACACTAAACTTTAACACCCAGTAAGTAAAAATTGGAGCGATATAGGAGATgtctttatatgaagtttttattttaaaatgagctTATGATTCACGCATTTCGTTTTGTACCATCCactatgaaacaccctgtacatatattttttttctacgtaAAAGGCATATCTTGCTTTAACCGATATCTTGTACcctttttgagaaaatcgcattttattatcaacgCGCACTTTACATGTCGACAATTTAAAACCAGATCAAACAGCagtttatcattaaaaaaaatggtatgtatttttagttaaagTTATCAAGAATATCTAATATGAGCATTTTGGACTGCAATACAGCAGCTTCGACAGCATTACCTTCTCTAAGTCCGAACATTAGATGCATATCTGCACACTTC
The sequence above is a segment of the Euwallacea fornicatus isolate EFF26 chromosome 16, ASM4011564v1, whole genome shotgun sequence genome. Coding sequences within it:
- the Brms1 gene encoding breast cancer metastasis-suppressor 1-like protein is translated as MLSKMPLMKLSSNNSCTGGISDNDVSGNESEHSNSSQENEGNRESSEDEPDSDDSSDMDEGECETRRTELIQHVQDLENQFSLLREQLYRERIQQVETQLSEVKSGKSPEYLIPLQNLEEQRRIRTEVAGILRQLRIENINSQYDGEKQAAMQNFESEKKLASDYCYSELMDTIRRLEEDKQNSEITWGEGGEWSSRSRTTSRKKAVTVSGPYIVYMLKPQEIMEDWTIIRKALNRTI
- the Cog8 gene encoding conserved oligomeric Golgi complex subunit 8; protein product: MAEEQLKLLSLLYPSGHPEDWNYNGDVKEYLTKIGSYKAEDLLKEPKRLEAEYGNIQDQTQELAVTNYKTFIETAECSRELFTQFNTIETKLDELLVDLPEFQQKCSSFSDSTSKINNLRKLNSLTLTKNAQLLEILELPQLMNSFINDGLYEDALELTAFVQKLYSKYSDIPIFKGILSDINQAWLLMLHQLLSQLGHELTLPKCLQVVGYLRRMEVFTELELKLKFLQARGHWLDTCLKYLPKDDANHHLSKTIEITRVHLFNIITQYRAIFSDDESMPFSALKNEINENIIFFTWVNNKISDFLEVLEKDLKSVSSLESFLDQCMYFGLSFSKVGWDFRSTLVPIFTKQILDNFKNSVTVAMCSFEKSMESFTLINKNLPNIPWKNKDQDPLHPPDSLLEFYPLAEYLNNVLKTLNAFRSCAPISIVTEVVETLQKSLIFISKSIVILHSQEQQAFTSNAKDTFTRLCMSFSDDLIPYIQKCIHIIYPPNQISMKLGITMQILQEEHISFFDKEVIIVHIQHLLPPRIEPNFDFAETNSQDETVTQSGDKIEEDNTAS